Proteins encoded in a region of the Capra hircus breed San Clemente chromosome 3, ASM170441v1, whole genome shotgun sequence genome:
- the ACOT11 gene encoding acyl-coenzyme A thioesterase 11, translating to MIQTVGSHLRRGLASVFSNRTSRKSASRTDSDNMADGEGYRNPTEVQMSQLVLPCHTNQRGELSVGQLLKWIDATACLSAERHAGCPCVTASMDDIYFEHTISVGQVVNIKAKVNRAFNSSMEVGIQVASEDLCSEKQWCVCKALATFVAHKELSKVKLKPTMPRTEEEKTEHSVAAERRRMRLVYADTIKDLLANCVIQDDLESRDCSHMVPAEKTRVESVELVLPPHANHQGNTFGGQIMAWMENVATIAASRLCRAHPTLKAIEMFHFRGPSQVGDRLVLKAIVNNAFKHSMEVGVCVEAYRQEAETHRRHINSAFMTFVVLGADDQPQMLPWIRPQPGDGERRYREASARKKIRLDRKYIVSCKQAEMPLSVPWDPSNQVCLSYSNVSSLKMLVAKDNWVLSSESNQVRLYTLEEDKFLSFHMEMLVHVDTAQAFLLLSDLRRRPEWDKHCRSVELVQQVDEDDAIYHVISPALGGDPKPQDFIILASRRKPCDIGEPYVIALRSVTLPTHRESPEYRRGETVCSGFCFWREGDQLTKVSYYNQATPGVLKYVTTNVTGLSSEFYTTFKACEQFLLDNRNDLAPSLQTL from the exons GGCCTGGCCTCCGTGTTCTCCAACCGCACATCTCGGAAGTCGGCCTCACGCACTGACAGCGACAACATGGCAGACGGCGAGGGCTACCGGAACCCCACGGAGGTGCAGATGAGCCAGCTGGTGCTGCCCTGCCACACCAACCAGCGTGGCGAGCTGAGCGTCGGGCAGCTGCTCAAGTGGATCGATGCCACTGCCTGCCTGTCTG CGGAGAGGCATGCAGGGTGCCCCTGTGTCACAGCCTCCATGGACGACATCTATTTTGAGCACACCATCAG TGTTGGACAAGTGGTGAATATCAAGGCCAAGGTGAACCGGGCCTTCAACTCTAGCATGGAG gtggGCATCCAGGTGGCCTCTGAGGACCTGTGCTCTGAGAAGCAGTGGTGTGTGTGCAAGGCCTTAGCCACCTTTGTGGCCCACAAGGAGCTCTCCAAG GTGAAGCTGAAGCCAACCATGCCGCGGACGGAAGAGGAGAAGACGGAGCACAGCGTGGCGGCGGAGCGCCGGCGCATGCGACTGGTCTACGCAGACACCATTAAGGACCTCCTCGCCAACTGCGTCATTCAGGATG ATCTGGAGAGCAGAGACTGCAGCCACATGGTGCCGGCCGAGAAGACGCGGGTGGAGAGTGTGGAGCTGGTCCTGCCCCCCCACGCCAATCACCAGGGCAATACTTTTGGGGGGCAGATCATGGCCTGGATGGAGAACGTGGCCACCATTGCAGCCAG CCGGCTCTGCCGTGCCCACCCTACCCTGAAGGCCATTGAGATGTTCCACTTCCGGGGCCCATCCCAGGTTGGGGACCGTCTGGTGCTCAAGGCCATCGTGAACAACGCCTTCAAGCACAG CATGGAGGTGGGCGTGTGCGTGGAGGCCTACCGCCAGGAGGCCGAGACCCATCGGCGGCACATCAACAGCGCCTTCATGACCTTCGTGGTCCTGGGTGCAGATGACCAGCCTCAGATGCTGCCCTGGATTCGGCCCCAGCCTGGG GATGGCGAGCGGCGGTACCGAGAGGCCAGTGCCAGGAAGAAGATCCGCCTGGACAG GAAGTACATCGTGTCCTGTAAGCAGGCAGAGATGCCCCTCTCTGTCCCCTGGGATCCTAGCAACCAG GTGTGCCTGAGCTACAGCAACGTCTCCTCCCTGAAGATGCTCGTGGCCAAGGACAACTGGGTGCTGTCCTCAGAGAGCAACCAG GTCCGCCTGTACACTCTAGAGGAGGACAAGTTCCTCTCCTTCCACATGGAGATGCTGGTGCACGTGGACACAGCCCAGGCCTTCCTGCTGCTCTCTGACCTCCGCCGGAGGCCCGAGTGGGACAAGCACTGCCG GAGCGTGGAGCTAGTGCAGCAGGTGGATGAGGATGATGCCATCTACCACGTCATCAGCCCCGCCCTCGGTGGTGACCCCAAGCCCCAGGACTTCATCATCCTGGCCTCTCGACGGAAGCCTTGTGACATCGG GGAACCCTATGTCATTGCGCTGAGGTCAGTTACGCTGCCTACGCACCGGGAGAGCCCAGAGTACCGGCGTGGGGAGACTGTCTGCTCAGGCTTCTGCTTCTGGCGCGAGGGGGACCAGTTAACCAAG GTGTCCTACTACAACCAGGCCACCCCGGGCGTTCTCAAGTACGTGACCACCAATGTGACCGGCCTCTCCTCCGAGTTCTACACCACCTTCAAGGCTTGTGAACAGTTCCTCTTGGACAACCGGAACGACCTGGCCCCCAGCCTCCAGACCCTCTAA